Genomic segment of Paraburkholderia fungorum:
TGCGCCTTTACTGCGCACAGATTGCCGTGTGATGGGGCTCACGTATTGCCTACCCTACCTTCCTGCGACGTGTGAGCGGTCTGGCCGGCCCGCTCCGAGCAGGCCCAACCGCACGTAGCGGCCGGCGATCAACGGCGGAGGCAGTGCGTTCACCGGTGCCGGGAGCGCCCGCTTGTGCTTCCCGCAGCGTGACAACCTCAGACTGCAGCCGTGTGTTCTCCGCTACGGCCGCGTCCAGCCGCCCCTGCAGCACGCCCGTCTGATGCCGTGTTTCGCCCAGTTGCGTCTGCATCGTTTCGATCACACGTCGATGCTCGGCCTCTCTCTGCTCTGCTCGGCGTGTCACGTCCTCAACCTCCTTCTGCAATTTTGCCGCCGTGCTGCGCTCCCGATCGATCTCCAGCAGAGCGCGCTTTTCCGATGCGCGCAGCCGTTCCTCTGCACGCTCCGCCGCTTCGCGCAGCTTGTCGAGATCGCGCGAAAAACCTTCCCTCACCTCCACCAGTTCGCGGTCGCATGCGGTGAGTGCCGCGCGGCTGCGTTCCAGTTCGGCCTCGAGCGCCTGACGTTGAGCGTGGCCTTCGGCCTGCGCCTTCTCCAGTTCCCGTACTTCGACCTGGGCGGCGAGCAACGCTGCGGTGCGCTGCTCGAGCGCGATCTCGACCCGGCCAAGTTCATCGCGGGCTGCCGCCACCGATAGCTGCGCGTCCGCCCTTGCGCTCTCTACTTCATCGCGCAGCGCGTCCAGCGCGGTCGCGGCCGACGCGGTCGCACGCGTCCAGAGGGTCGCCACCAGTTCGCCTGCTGCCGCGCCGAGATCAGCCGGCAAGTCCGGGTGTTCGATACGCACGCGGCTCTTTTCGCGCAACTCCGTCCAGAACTCGCCGAGCACCTGAGTCGGCGTACCCATGCTGCCGCGCCGGACCAGCTGGTACAGCCGGTTCGCAGTGGGCGTGATGCCGTAGCGGAAGAACAGCAGCGCACACACCTCGCGGTACAACTCGCGCGTTTTCGGGTGCGAGAGCTTTACGCGCTCGATGTCGGCAGCCAGAGCGGCATCAGGGGAAAGGTCGGCGTCCATGGGGAAATCCGTAATTCGCTGGAGATAATTTTACTACGTAAAACGACCGATATATCACTCATTTATTTAAATTTGCGACATTATTACTATAATGTCGTGTGAAATATGTCGACACGCCTGCGAAAACGAGCCTCTCGACGTATGGCAAGGAAATCGCAATTACCAGCACTGCTGCGGGACCGTTTTGAACCACGCGGTAGACGGCCGCTATGGATAGGTTCGCAAGAGATATAAAATGTCTCGAAAAATGGGTGAGGTTTTACAGGAGTGAGGAATGCCGGCGTGCGCGCCTAGATTGCAAGAGCGCGTTTGGGATCATTGCCAATACCGATGCAGCTGAGCGGGCGGCCGCCGCCACCTTGGGCGCATGCCGGCGGCCTGTGCCACGCCTCTCGCGAACGCCCGCACGCAAACGCGATAAGGCGACCTCACAGTGGAGAGCAGAGATCTGGAACCCGCTGCGAAGGACTTCCAGCGGCCGCAGACCACACAGCGACACCGCAGCATCGCAGTCCACCGGTTTGCCGTATCCATTGCCGCATGGCATCCCGGGGTGGTGCGATAGACGCGTCGTGGCAGCAGATCCGCGAACACATGGGTGCTCGAACGGCGCACACAGCCACAGAGATGAACGTTAGCGTGCGGGATTGGCTCCGGAAGCCGGCCACCGGTTTTCATTGACCGGCCCTCGCCCCCTCCTGCTATCGTTGCGCACCGACAATCCCCTCCGACACAATGCCCCGAAACAGATCATCGCGCCCCTCCGCCGCGCGCTCCAAAGCCCTTTTCTTGCCTATGCCTCGCAAGGAGGCATCAGCTCTCGTGCTTCGTACCCGGCTAATGCTTGTGCGATTCCATAGCGGCGATACCGATCGATCGCTCGTTAATCACCTCGCCCAGGTCCTTATTCTTACCCGCTTTGTGCGGCAGGCAGGGTATGGGGACCTCGAACTTAAGACCCTCGACGACATCGAGATGGCACTCGGCACGTTACTGGTTGAGTTCGATGAGACCGGCAAGTGGGCCATCGTCAGCGATGGGGTCATCCACGGCCTGACTAAGATCATCAACGAATACGACCGCCTGCTCGGCACGGTGCGGATGGAGATATTGGTGCGGGCGAGCGCGTATCTGGACCGTCTCGTGGACGCAGCCAGACCGACAGATGCGAGCTGACAAAGCGACGGCGTGTTTCAACAAAATGATCCCATGCGAGGCGCAGCAGTCGACCGCGAGTAAGCGCAAGCTTCATTCATCACCCCAGTGCGAAAGTCCGTTCGTCATTAACAGCAATGCAATCGACGCTCCCTTCCGGTGCGTATGGTGCCGTTCGCATTTCTCCTATGGCCGCTTGTCGATTCTGTCGACTACACCTGCGATGTGCAGGCGAGACCACCTCGCCATCAGGCGTCAAGTGCTTCTCCGACTAGGCATTGGTGCCCCGGGTATGTCGAACTGATAATCGTTGCAGTCGGAGGTATCGGACCGCCCCTCCCCCTCCCGTTCTGGTTTGTGGCGAAGCGACTGGGCGGGTCTGCCGTGGCTGACGATTAGTTACATTTATGCTTCGCTGACGCGAGGTGACACATTTAATGACGCAACAGAGACAAAATTAATACGTTCTACGTTTAACCATTGAGCGCTCGCGAAACCCTCACGAAGACCGCCGCCCCAAACGACCGTTTCCGGAAAACATCGGCGCGCGGTAAGACACCAGATCGAGCGCCTCTGCCAGCGTACCCACCGCGCGGTGCGGGATACCAAATGCCCTGGTGGCACCCCGGCCGCGCACCCTCGCCTCCTCGCGCCGGTCGTCATCCGGCTCGACGGTAATCAGCATCGTGCAGACGCGCGCCAGTGCTTCCTTGTTCTGCTTGAGCCACTGTCCCCGTTGCCGGAAGTCTTCATGGGCCTCGTTGTCTGGCGGCTCGACATACAGCATGACGAAAGGTCTGCCATGCGCAACCAGCACGTCCATTTCACGCGCCCACTGCATTGCGTAGCCCGCCCGGATCGCGTAGTTACGTACCGTGATAATCGGGAAATGCTGAATATCGAGTACCTTGAAAGTCGCCGTATCAAACATGATCATGGTGTCCTGACTGGCCCGATCTGGCTTCCTGTTCACCGGCTCTGTTGCGATCCGGCTGCACTGGAAACACGCTTTGCCACCCGCCGCCCAACGCCTTGTAAAGACTGACCAGCGACACCGCCACGTCAGCCGAACTGGAGGCGAGCGCCTGCTGCGTACCGAGCAAATCTTTCTGCACGGTCAACACGTTCAGAAAATCCGTTGCACCGGCGATGTACTGCCGCTGCGCGTTTTCCAGCGCAATCTGGTTCTGTTCGACCGCTTTAGCCAGTTTGTCGCGATTGTTCTGTCGCGCTTCGTATTCGGTCATCGCATTGTCCACGTCATGCCATGCGTTCAGGACCGTCCGCTGAAAATCGATTGCGGCTTCCTGTTGCTGCGCGTTGCGCAGCGCGAGTTGTCCCTTCAACCGGCCGCCATCGAACAGAGGCACGCTAAGCGCTGGACCTACTCCGAACATGCGCGAGTCCCAGCTATCGAGATCGCTGAAATGCATCGCCTGCAAACTGAAATTCGCCGACAGAGTGATGCGCGGATAAAAGTCGCCGACCGCGACTCCGATGTTCGCCGTCGCCGCATGCAGCCTCGCTTCCGCCACGCGGATGTCGGGGCGCCGCTCAGCCAGTTCCGACGGCAGCCCCGCGGGCACCCGGGACGGCATCGACGGAATCGGAGCGTATTCGCGCAATTCATTGTCGAGCGTGCGCGGAGGTGCTCCCATCAGCAGGCTCAGCGCATTGACGAGATGCACGCGCCGATTGTCGAGCAACGGTAATTGCGCTTCGATCGTGCTGACCTGTGCCGAGGCTTCCGCCATGTCCAGACGCGTCGCAACGCCATCCGCAAAACGGATCTGGGTGAGTTCCAGGCTATGACGCGCCATCTCAAGATTCTGTTCAACGATCTTCTGCTGCGCCTGTATCCCGCGCAACTGCATGTAGTCGCTGGCAGTGTCCGCGAGGGTCATCAGCAAGACATCGCGGCGTAGATCGGCGGCGGCTTCGACGGCCGCGTCGGAAGACTCGACTTCGCGGCGCACACGTCCCCACAAATCCAGTTCCCACGACGCGTCGACGCCAGGCTGCCACACGTTGTAATCATGCTTGCCCTCCAGTCCGGATATATCGAGCACCCCGTTCTGACTCGATCGCGCATGCTGCCAGGACGCCGTCCCTGCAACCGACGGCAAAGCGTCGGCTCCGCTGACCCCGCGCGCCGCGCGCGCCTGCAGCAGACGGGCAGCCGCAGCCTTGACGTCCAGACTCGACGCGGTGACACGCTGAATCAGGGACGTCAATTCCGCGTCATGAAAAACCTCCCACCACTGCGAATCGGGCGTACCGTCGACCACTGGCGATAACGTGCCGGCAATGTCAGCATCAGGCTGTCGAGTATCGGTACGCCAATGTGCGGGCAACGCGGCAGCCGGCCTCTGAAAGTCGGGACCCACTGTGCAGGCCGTCAGTCCGGCCATGGCGAGCAGGCTAACGCCCGCTGCGAATCGTGAAGTCAGCAGGCTCATCGCGCGACCACCTCCGGGGCGGTGTCCGTGTGAACCGTCACCTCCGCCGACATGCCGACGCGTAATCGGTCGAGTCCCGCCTGCCCGGCGCGCAACGCTATCTTGACGGGAATTCGCTGGACCACTTTCGTAAAATTGCCGGTGGCGTTGTCCGGCGCGATGGCCGAGAACGTGACGCCGGTTGCAGGCGCGAAACTGTCGACCGTCCCGGTCAGCACGACGTCGGAATAGGTATCCACGCGAACCTCGGCGGCCTGGCCTGGCCGCACATGCGCCAGTTGCGTCTCCTGAAAATTGGCCACGACGTAGGCCTGTTGCAGCGGCACGAGCGCGAGCATCGGCGTGCCCGGCGTCACGAACGCGCCCACGCGAACAGCGCGCTGACCGACCACGCCGTCGATAGGCGCGACGATGCGGGTCCATGAGAGGTTCAGACGCGCGGTGTCGAGCGCGGCCTGTGCCCGCTGCAGCCCGGCCTCGGCGCGCGCACGCTGCGTGGTGAGAACCGCCACCTGCTGCTTCGCGGCGCTCAGACCCGCCTCGTCACGCGACACATCGGCGAGCGCGGTGTCCGCGCGCGAGCGTGCCTGCTGCTCGTTTTGCCGGCTTCCGGCGCCGTGTTGCGCAAGATCGGTGTAACGGTCATAGTCGGCACGCGCGAAATCGCGATTGGCATGTGCCGCGTTCAGCGCCGCAGCGGCCTGATCGATCAGCGAGCGCTGCTGGACGATGCTCGCCGACACGTTGTCGATAGCCGCCTGCGCGACCGCGACATTCGCCTGGGCGGCCGCCACGGCCGCAGCGTAATCGCGGTTGTCGATCTGCGCGAGCAGGTCGCCTTTGCGAACCACCTGGTTATCGTCGACGCTCAACGCCGTGATCTGTCCGGCGACGCGCGGCGCGACCACGGTAAAGTCGGCGCTCACAAATGCATCGTCGGTGCTCTGTCCTGCGGGTCTCATCACGCCGTAGGCCAGTGCCGCCGACAAGCCGAGCGCGACGATCACCAGGCTGCTCGTGAGATAAATTTTCCGGTTTGATTTCAACTCAGACATAGATCAGCTCTTTGAATTTCTGCGAGGTTCGATGAAGGGATTCACTGCTTCGCAGCAGGCGCAGCGCTGCTTGCGCGCGGCGGATAAACCCGCGTGGGTAGAAACGGAATCAGCAGAATCAGCGCGAGCGCGATCAGCGCCATCAGACGGAACACGTCGGCCGATGCGAGCACCAGCGCCTGCTCGCGGATGCGCTGATCGAGCAACGCAAGCGCGGCATGCGGATCGATATGCACGCCTCGCACGAGATTGAGCGGCAAGGCTGCAGAGGCCAGTGGCCGGTTGCCGTACTGGTCGACCAGTACATTCGAATGGAAATGTTCGCGCATCGTCGTCAATCCTTCGACGGCTCCCGTGCCGACGACTGCGGCAAAACCCTTGACCGTGTTGAACCACGCCGATGCGAAAGGACCTTCCATCGGCGTCATTCCGTTCGTGGCGAGCAGCAGCAACGGAATCACCGCCATCGGCTGCGCGACGATCTGCATGATCTGGATGACGTAGAAGTTGTCGCGAATCCAGTCGGCGGTCATGAAACTGCCTGCTGCGCACGAGAGCGCGATCAGGCCGAGCCCCACGGCCAGCACCCAGCGGCAATCGACGCGGCGAATATTGCAGAGCGCCGCCACCGCCGGCAACGCAATCAATTGCGGCAGCGCCACGCACAACGCGAGAGGCGTCAATTGAAGCGGCCGATAGCCGCGCACTTCGACGAGATAAGCGGCAGGCACACCCGCTACCGCGACCAGTATCACCAGCACGCCACCCAGCGTGATCAGCGCATGTGTGAGATTGCGGCCCGCGAGCAACTGCAGCTTGAAAAACGGCAAAGGATGAAACCATTCGTTGACGAGAAACAGCACCATCGCGACGACGCCACCCGCTAACAGAGCGCAGATCAGCGGCGAATCTGTCCAGCCGAGGCGCGCGCCCTGCTCGAGCGCGACCACCAGCATCCCGGTGGCCGGGACACCGAGCAACACGCCTCGCCAGTCGAACTGACGAAAGCGCTCGAGTCGCAGCGGATCTTGCGGGAGCCCCCACGCGACCATCGCAATCGATACGAGCGCGAGCGGCACGATCTGCCAGAAGAGAAAGCGCCAGCCCACGTAGTCGCTCCATAACGCGGCGAGCGGAATGCCGAGATTGGGCGCGAAGGTCGCTGTCAGCGCATAGGCGGCAAGTCCATAGAGCTTGATGCCGGACGGCAGGAAGCGCAGTGCGACGGTCATCAGCATCGGCGGAAGGCAACCTCCCGCCAGTCCCTGAAGTGCCCGGAGTAATAACAGCTCGCTAAATGTCGTCGCGAATGGAAAAGCGATGCCAAGCAGCGCGAACACCGCGACGGCCGAGATCGTAAAACGCCGCAGCGAGAAGGTGACGGAGAACCATGGCGCGAGCATCATCGCCGACACCTGCATGACCTGATACGCAGAGCCGAGCCACGAAGCGCCGTCGTGACTGACGCCCAGTGCGCCGCGAATGTCGGCCATGGCGATATCGGTGACATGGTCGTTGATCTGCGCAACCACGACGGCAATCAGCACGCCCACCAGTCCGGTGATCACGCGTGCGTTGAATGCAGGCGCTGCGGCTGTCGGCGCAGCACGTGTTTGAGCGGCTGACGGCTGAAGGACGGTCGCGTTCACGCTGACCGCCCGGCGCGATTGCGCGCGAGATTAATCAGCGAGCCCGGTCGGGCCGCTTTCGAAACATGCATGAGACTGGCTCCGCGAATGACACAGCAGCCAGTCTAAGAACAGACCGTAGTTTCGAAAATTGCAATGTTTGCACATGATACGTGCTTCAAACGCACGCATCAATATCAACTAGCTACAGTGCTCAACCGGTACACACCTCCCTCACCACTCGTCGCAACCATCGATGCGCGGGATCGTTCTGCCAACGCGGATGCCACGCCTGAACCACGACGATGGTCTCCAGCGGCAAGGGAATTTCGAAAGAACGCACGCGCATTCCCAGTTTCTTTGCAGCAGCGGCAACGTGCTCGGGCAGTCCGGCAATCAGGTCCGACAGGCCCAATGCGAAGACGCCCGAATGAAATGACGGCACGACCAGCGACACTGTTCGCCGCAGACCGAGCGCGTCGAGCGCGGCATCGATCGGACCCACGGTACGACCG
This window contains:
- a CDS encoding efflux transporter outer membrane subunit, with translation MSLLTSRFAAGVSLLAMAGLTACTVGPDFQRPAAALPAHWRTDTRQPDADIAGTLSPVVDGTPDSQWWEVFHDAELTSLIQRVTASSLDVKAAAARLLQARAARGVSGADALPSVAGTASWQHARSSQNGVLDISGLEGKHDYNVWQPGVDASWELDLWGRVRREVESSDAAVEAAADLRRDVLLMTLADTASDYMQLRGIQAQQKIVEQNLEMARHSLELTQIRFADGVATRLDMAEASAQVSTIEAQLPLLDNRRVHLVNALSLLMGAPPRTLDNELREYAPIPSMPSRVPAGLPSELAERRPDIRVAEARLHAATANIGVAVGDFYPRITLSANFSLQAMHFSDLDSWDSRMFGVGPALSVPLFDGGRLKGQLALRNAQQQEAAIDFQRTVLNAWHDVDNAMTEYEARQNNRDKLAKAVEQNQIALENAQRQYIAGATDFLNVLTVQKDLLGTQQALASSSADVAVSLVSLYKALGGGWQSVFPVQPDRNRAGEQEARSGQSGHHDHV
- a CDS encoding HlyD family secretion protein, giving the protein MSELKSNRKIYLTSSLVIVALGLSAALAYGVMRPAGQSTDDAFVSADFTVVAPRVAGQITALSVDDNQVVRKGDLLAQIDNRDYAAAVAAAQANVAVAQAAIDNVSASIVQQRSLIDQAAAALNAAHANRDFARADYDRYTDLAQHGAGSRQNEQQARSRADTALADVSRDEAGLSAAKQQVAVLTTQRARAEAGLQRAQAALDTARLNLSWTRIVAPIDGVVGQRAVRVGAFVTPGTPMLALVPLQQAYVVANFQETQLAHVRPGQAAEVRVDTYSDVVLTGTVDSFAPATGVTFSAIAPDNATGNFTKVVQRIPVKIALRAGQAGLDRLRVGMSAEVTVHTDTAPEVVAR
- a CDS encoding DNA-binding protein, with the protein product MDADLSPDAALAADIERVKLSHPKTRELYREVCALLFFRYGITPTANRLYQLVRRGSMGTPTQVLGEFWTELREKSRVRIEHPDLPADLGAAAGELVATLWTRATASAATALDALRDEVESARADAQLSVAAARDELGRVEIALEQRTAALLAAQVEVRELEKAQAEGHAQRQALEAELERSRAALTACDRELVEVREGFSRDLDKLREAAERAEERLRASEKRALLEIDRERSTAAKLQKEVEDVTRRAEQREAEHRRVIETMQTQLGETRHQTGVLQGRLDAAVAENTRLQSEVVTLREAQAGAPGTGERTASAVDRRPLRAVGPARSGPARPLTRRRKVG
- a CDS encoding MFS transporter, with amino-acid sequence MNATVLQPSAAQTRAAPTAAAPAFNARVITGLVGVLIAVVVAQINDHVTDIAMADIRGALGVSHDGASWLGSAYQVMQVSAMMLAPWFSVTFSLRRFTISAVAVFALLGIAFPFATTFSELLLLRALQGLAGGCLPPMLMTVALRFLPSGIKLYGLAAYALTATFAPNLGIPLAALWSDYVGWRFLFWQIVPLALVSIAMVAWGLPQDPLRLERFRQFDWRGVLLGVPATGMLVVALEQGARLGWTDSPLICALLAGGVVAMVLFLVNEWFHPLPFFKLQLLAGRNLTHALITLGGVLVILVAVAGVPAAYLVEVRGYRPLQLTPLALCVALPQLIALPAVAALCNIRRVDCRWVLAVGLGLIALSCAAGSFMTADWIRDNFYVIQIMQIVAQPMAVIPLLLLATNGMTPMEGPFASAWFNTVKGFAAVVGTGAVEGLTTMREHFHSNVLVDQYGNRPLASAALPLNLVRGVHIDPHAALALLDQRIREQALVLASADVFRLMALIALALILLIPFLPTRVYPPRASSAAPAAKQ